One segment of Sphaerodactylus townsendi isolate TG3544 linkage group LG17, MPM_Stown_v2.3, whole genome shotgun sequence DNA contains the following:
- the FBXO22 gene encoding F-box only protein 22, translating to MEPDPQPCSVLSNLAEVVERVLAFLPTKALLRAACVCRLWRECSRRLLRTQQNFTWVSAVESGSSNNHALVQVLEEELEKVQVLPQTVLYIADAETFSGHEEHRQKKARRRNSKETAIALERLLPKRCHVLGLVTPGIVVNPTGSRSGRPLEIEDGEAGFALLFPKIDGVKIQTFHFFRDAKSKVIDENQFAEAGLKNNPDLRVVLLFGYNTWKSGSTRFLHQIVNRLNEKSIILAGGHVDSFTSLTSESNNQAAESCGVVGLAFSGPQIQSAAVLMDQDVADERTAEAAMQRLKAASIPEHNTIGFMFACVGRGYQHYKTKQNLEADAFRKFFPRVPLFGFFGHGEIGCDRIVTGNFILRECNNVKDDLLHGYTTVMTLIHLG from the exons ATGGAGCCCGACCCGCAGCCCTGCTCCGTGCTGAGCAACCTGGCCGAGGTGGTGGAGCGCGTCCTGGCCTTCCTGCCCACCAAGGCGCTCCTGCGGGCGGCCTG CGTGTGCCGGTTGTGGAGAGAATGTTCCCGTCGATTGCTGAGGACTCAGCAGAACTTTACCTGGGTCTCTGCTGTTGAGTCGGGGTCGTCCAATAACCACGCTCTAGTCCAGGTGTTAGAAGAGGAGCTTGAA AAGGTCCAAGTGCTGCCCCAGACGGTGCTTTACATAGCAGACGCCGAGACTTTCAGCGGCCACGAAGAACACAGGCAGAAAAAAG CGAGAAGAAGGAACAGCAAAGAAACAGCCATCGCTTTGGAACGGTTGCTGCCGAAACGGTGCCACGTCCTTGGTTTGGTGACGCCTGGGATTGTAG tcAACCCGACAGGATCTCGCAGCGGCCGCCCCTTGGAGATCGAAGACGGTGAAGCcggctttgcgctgctgttccccaAGATCGACGGGGTGAAGATTCAGACTTTCCACTTTTTTAGAGACGCAAAGTCCAAGGTCATTGATGAAAACCAATTTGCTGAAGCAG GCCTGAAGAATAACCCCGATCTCAGAGTGGTTCTTCTGTTCGGATACAACACCTGGAAGTCGGGATCCACCCGGTTCCTGCACCAGATAGTCAACCGCTTGAACGAGAAAAGCATCATCCTGGCCGGGGGGCACGTGGACAGCTTCACGTCCCTGACTTCTGAGAG TAACAACCAGGCTGCCGAATCCTGCGGCGTCGTCGGCTTGGCGTTCAGCGGGCCCCAGATCCAGAGCGCCGCCGTGCTGATGGACCAAGACGTGGCGGACGAGAGGACGGCGGAAGCCGCCATGCAGCGCCTGAAGGCGGCGAGCATCCCCGAACACAACACCATCGGCTTCATGTTCGCCTGCGTCGGCCGGGGATACCAGCATTACAAGACCAAGCAGAACCTCGAGGCAGATGCTTTCCGGAAGTTCTTCCCCCGCGTCCCCCTCTTCGGCTTTTTCGGGCACGGGGAGATCGGGTGCGACCGGATCGTGACCGGGAATTTCATCCTCCGGGAATGCAATAACGTCAAAGACGACTTGCTGCACGGCTACACCACCGTGATGACCCTGATCCACCTGGGTTGA